Part of the Aureitalea marina genome, TTGCTCGTGAACTGCCAGCTGAACGGATTGTTTCAATTCGTCCATCTTCCTCAGGTGAGTCTTCCAGGCATCGTCAATAATGGCCAGGGTGATGTTCTTTTCAAAATCGTTAACCAGCTGCTTGCCCTCTGTTTCGTAGGCTTTTTCCAGATCAGTACTTACATTCAAGGTCTTGACCCCATCCGTGAATGGTACCAGGATACGTTTGTATTGATCTTTGTGGTTCTCATATACATTTCGAATGACCGGGTAAGCCATGTCCGCATTGCGAGCCATTTTATCCTGATAGTGCTGATAGGACTCCTTGTAAACTTTACCTGCAATATCCTGCACGCTCATGCTATCAAACTCATCCGGACTGATGGGTGAGCTCATGGAGAAATAGCGAATCAGTTCAAACTCAAAATTCTTGTAGTCTTGGGCAGCTTTGTTGGTGTCCGCAATAACCTCTGCCGTGTCAAAGATCATATTGGCGATGTCCACACGCAGTCGTTCTCCAAATAGAGCGTGATATCGTCTCTTGTAGACCACCTCACGCTGAGCGTTCATGACATCGTCATACTCCAAAAGTCGTTTACGGATACCGAAGTTGTTCTCTTCTACCTTTTTCTGGGCCCGTTCAATGGATTTAGAGATCATGGAGTGTTGAATCACTTCACCCTCTTTTAGTCCCATACGGTCCATAAGCTTGGCAATTCGTTCACTACCGAACAGACGCATCAGGTTATCCTCCAAGGAAACGTAGAACTGTGAACTACCGGGATCCCCCTGACGTCCACTACGACCACGCAACTGTCGGTCTACACGACGAGAATCGTGACGTTCCGTTCCAATGATGGCCAGACCACCGTCAGCTTTTACCTGATCAGATAACTTAATATCCGTTCCACGACCGGCCATGTTGGTGGCTATGGTTACGATACCTGCATTACCGGCTTCGGCAACGATGTCCGCCTCTTTTTTGTGCAATTTAGCGTTCAGTACGTTGTGAGGTACCTTTCGAATACCCAACATTCTACTGAGCAATTCCGAGATCTCCACGGAGGTAGTACCGATAAGCACCGGTCTACCAGCATGGCTTAGTTGTGTGACCTCTTCGATCACGGCGTTGTATTTCTCGCGTTTCGTTTTGTAGATCTTATCGTCTCGGTCGTCCCTGGCAATGGGTCTGTTGGTAGGGATCTCGACTACATCCAATTCGTAGATCTCCCAAAGCTCACCGGCTTCCGTAACTGCTGTACCCGTCATACCGGATAGTTTCCGATACATCCGGAAATAGTTCTGTAGGGTAATGGTGGCAAAGGTTTGAGTGGCCGCCTCGATCTTCACATTTTCCTTGGCTTCGATGGCCTGGTGCAAGCCATCGCTATAACGACGACCATCCATGATACGACCGGTTTGCTCGTCCACGATCATGACCTTGTTTTCCATCACCACGTACTGGGTATCCTTCTCAAAGAGTGTGTAAGCCTTCAGCAATTGGTTCATGGTGTGGATACGCTCCGACTTGATGGAGAAATCCCGGAAAAGATCTTCTTTTAGCTCGGCTTCCTCTTCTGGCGTTAAACCTTGTTCCTCGATCTTCGCGATCTCGGTGCCCATCTCGGGCATGACGAAGAAATTCGGATCGTCCTTCCCAGACAGGAATTCCACGCCCTTGTCGGTCAGTTCGATCTGATTGTTCTTTTCCTCGATCACAAAATAAAGGGGCTCATCTGCCTTGGGCATCTCCCGGTTGTTATCCTGCATG contains:
- the secA gene encoding preprotein translocase subunit SecA, yielding MGILDNVLKVFVGDKSKKDIGEIQPLVKEIKKFEAEMASLSLDELRAKSDKFRQQIKDDQKELQQQIDDLNNQADELEDIDEKEAVYNQIDGLKDELYEIEKATLESILPEAFAVVKETAQRFKDNTTLEVTATPFDRELSGAKDYVTLDNENAIWSNSWDAAGKEVTWDMVHYDVQLIGGIALHQGKVAEMQTGEGKTLVATLPVYLNALAGNGVHLVTVNDYLAKRDSAWMGPIFEFHGMSVDCIDHHRPNSAERRKAYNADITYGTNNEFGFDYLRDNMSHAPEDLVQRPHHYAIVDEVDSVLIDDARTPLIISGPIPQGDRHEFNELKPKIQSIVDVQRKFLTGVLADAKRLIKEGDTKEGGLQLLRVYRGLPKNKALIKYLSEEGVRQILQKTENFYMQDNNREMPKADEPLYFVIEEKNNQIELTDKGVEFLSGKDDPNFFVMPEMGTEIAKIEEQGLTPEEEAELKEDLFRDFSIKSERIHTMNQLLKAYTLFEKDTQYVVMENKVMIVDEQTGRIMDGRRYSDGLHQAIEAKENVKIEAATQTFATITLQNYFRMYRKLSGMTGTAVTEAGELWEIYELDVVEIPTNRPIARDDRDDKIYKTKREKYNAVIEEVTQLSHAGRPVLIGTTSVEISELLSRMLGIRKVPHNVLNAKLHKKEADIVAEAGNAGIVTIATNMAGRGTDIKLSDQVKADGGLAIIGTERHDSRRVDRQLRGRSGRQGDPGSSQFYVSLEDNLMRLFGSERIAKLMDRMGLKEGEVIQHSMISKSIERAQKKVEENNFGIRKRLLEYDDVMNAQREVVYKRRYHALFGERLRVDIANMIFDTAEVIADTNKAAQDYKNFEFELIRYFSMSSPISPDEFDSMSVQDIAGKVYKESYQHYQDKMARNADMAYPVIRNVYENHKDQYKRILVPFTDGVKTLNVSTDLEKAYETEGKQLVNDFEKNITLAIIDDAWKTHLRKMDELKQSVQLAVHEQKDPLLIYKFEAFELFKTMIEKVNKDVISFLFKGELPQENQQRIQEARQVKRSDKLSEQKDEIPNMDERAAQARAAGNTQGQQEITETIVRERPKIGRNERVTIKHVMSGENKTVKYKQAIPLLDKGEWVLVED